The Candidatus Bathyarchaeota archaeon genomic sequence AACATCCATAAATGTCTACCACCACTTTACCAAGCGTTCATAGGCAAGCTCCGCTGCGTGTGCATTCTTTTCTCTGACACTACCCCGCCAGTTTTCTTTTATCGCTTTCAAAACGCTATCTAACCTGACAACACCGGAAGCGCCTGCAAAAGCGGCAACCATGGAGGTGTTAACAACAGGCTGGCCAGCCATGAGAAGCCCAAGTTCAAGGGCTATTCCAGTTGCGTCAACGGTAGCTGCACGCCAATTTCCGAGCTTAAGTTCAGCGGGATGCTTGGATGTATTCAAAACGATTATTCCATCCTCTTTTAATCCCTCGGTAACATCTACGATCATGCAGAGTTGTGGGTCCAAAACTAAAACGTAGTCTGGATTGTACACTTGGCTATGAGTAAGAATGGGCCTATTGCTTACTCTGGCAAAAGCTCTGAGGGGAGCCCCGCGTCGTTCAGCACCAAAAAATGGAAAAGCTTGCACATATTTACCTTCAATATGTGCGGCATAAGCCAACAACTGTGCAGCGGTTACGGCTCCTTGTCCACCCCTACCGTGAATTCTAATCTCTTTGAGCAAGAGTTTTACCCTTCTTTGGAATGAAAAGTTGGAATATTCTTTGCTTATTAGGGTTAGCCTAAATTAAGAGCAAAAATAACATTAGAAGTGTAAATGTTACAGCAAATATGGGGACAACAACACGTTTAGCCCGGCGGAGCACCATATCCGGAAGAACGCATAGTTTTTCTAAAGCCTCCCGACCAATGACCTTGACACTGTCAACGGTGACGGAACGAAACCCAACTTTTGCTTTTTCAAGTTTTTCCAATGCCAGACGCGCTGCCTCGTTCACATAGTTAATTAGCTTTTCATGATCCATAACTTCCCCTATCGGATGGTACCCCCGAGCATTTAAGGTCACAGCATTTACGGAATGAGTATCCGTCGTGAAAACTTCACCATCCTCAAAACCCAGCGACTGAAGCGCAGAGAGAATCTTTTCCCGTAGACCTGAAACCATATTGTTTCCATCAAGGACCACATAGGCAGCTTTCCTTCCGAGTACTTCAACAACTAGTACAGTGATGCCGCCAGGCCCCATACCATCTACAAGATGAAAATCTTTCGGCTTCACAGTGGCTGCGCCTATTTTGAAGGCTGCTTTACTCGATGAAGCAGCCGCATTCAAGCAGGCTATAGCAGCTTCTTTCAACGCCTTCAAAGCCTCTTTCTGGTTGGGTGTTCCGTTTATACTGTTATGCGCATTTACAAAAATGCATGCGTTTAATCCACGTTTAAGTGCTTCTTGTCGGATAATTGAACCCAATTCCGATGAGAGGTCTTCTGTAGTGTTCGGAGCTAGTGAAAAGCTCATTAAAGCTATTCCGCCAAAAATTTGGCAACAGACCGTGGCCAACTCATTTCTAACTTTAACAAACTGAGTGGCTCCCTCGTCAGAAACTATGAAATCAGCAGATTCAACAACATGATTAATTATTTTTTGGCTCTGCTTTTGAGAAGCCAAGTCAAGCTCGTGGCCGAGAAGACCTAAAGGTGTACAGGCAACTCCGCCGAATTTCTCTTCCAACGTCATCTTAACCATTGAGGGTAGAAGACTGCTTCCGATGTTTTTGAAGGGACCAGGATGAACTGAAGGAACAACTACAAAGATGCTACTGCTTTTACTATTAAATCGCAAAATTGAAACGTCAACGCTGCTCATCTTGCCTAGGCTTTCAAGGAAACTTTCGAAAGGCTCGTTTAAGTCGGCGATCCAATTCAACAAAAAACCTCTAAAAATGGACAAAGAAGGAAAACCAACCGTCTGTTTACCAACATTATTTAAAAGAAAAAGAAAGATAAAACTTGAGATTAGGACCACTCCAAATGCATAGACAATAAAAAAGAAAACTCTCCAGAGTTCGATAGCCCTAGACCATAGAAATAGAAATGGAACCAAACTGGCAAGAGGTGGAAACGTGGCAGCCACAATAAAATGTTTCAGTCCAGAAGAAGAAGTTACATAAAGCACAATAAAACGGAGAATTAAGACCGCTGAAAAACCTAAAAGGCAAAATCTAACAGCCCATACATTTCCAAAACCAAAAATGATAGAAAAGATAAATCCAATTAGAATGAAAAAAATCCATAAAATCCAGCAAAAAAGGGAAAGTGTTGCTATTCTTCTAAGATCATAAACTGGATCTTTCTTTAAAACAAAGTGTTTTAGAAAATGATTCAAAAAAATTGTTACAATGAACAGAAGCAGGCCGAAAAGCACCCCATGGATCACGTTTTGGATAAATGGAAATAGAGAGGTTATTGAAAAGAGACCCCCTATCAAACATACAAATACCGAGAGCGCAATGATTCTACCGTAAGATGGCAGTTTAAATAGAGAGGAGTAATGTTTAACAGCCCTGTCTAAGTACTGGTTGAATGACTCATCAACAGTCACATGGATCCAACCAAGTGTTTTCTATCAATTATTTATTAATCATATTAAAGTGTCGCAAAACTGGAACATAAAAATTTTAAAGTTAATTTAAAAATGGCAGATGCAACGGTGAACGTGAAATTACCCTCAAAGTTTTCCGGATTGTTGCTGGAAATAGTAACTGTTTTATTCTTAAAATACTACTTAAAATTTTGCTGGTCCTATGCCCGAGCAGAACATACCACTGACGATTTTCCATATGCTGGAGAAAAATTTGGGAAAAGAGGTTAGGGTTATTCTGGACCCTTCTTATGGTTTTGAAGGAACACTTGCCGCTGTAACTCGCGAACCGCCGGGGATATGGCTTTCAGATGCAGAAGCAATAATTTTAAGGGCAACTATAGCCCAACCAATACCGCAAGTTGCAGCTAGGGAGGAACGTAGTGAAATATTCATTCATTTGAATGCTGTTCAAAGAATAGAAGTGTTACATACACCCGCTCGTCGCTGAACCTTAGAAAAATACACGCGCCAAAATGCACACAACTATCAACGCAATAGCAGCTGCTACTAAAATTTCAGGTTTAACTTTTACTCCTTCAGTTTCCTCCTCAAAGAACCTCAACAATCCAGCGCTTGCAGCAGGCATGGGTGCTGATTCACTTTTCCTCTTCCTGCTCATTGATTTCTCTCCAAGTTATCAATTACTGAAGTGTAGCCCTCCCTGTAATTAATGTTGCGCTAAACTCAAAATGGTTTTATTCGAGAAGGAGATAATGTGCACGGGTGTTAATGTGTTATCTCCCCGTGAAGAATATGATCATGTGTTGTGGCTTCTTCAAAAGCATCATGAATGGTTCCGCGAATGTATCCCGTTAATTGCAAGTGAAAACATCCCAAGTCCGGCAGTGCGGGAGGCGTTAACAACAGATTTTGGGAATCGTTATGCCGAAGGCTGGCCTGGAGAACGTGTTTATGCTGGATGCCGCTTCATAGATCAAGTAGAATTTAAATGCATTGAGCTTATGAAGAAACTTTTCGATGCAGAGTTTGTTGATGTCAGACCCATCTCAGGAGTTGTAGCAAATCTTGTCGTTTATACGGCATTCACAGAACCCGGCGACACCATGATGGCGCTGTCCATACCATGCGGCGGCCACATAACCACGGGTAAAAAAGAGCTAGGAGGCACAGCAGGAGCTGTGCGAGGGTTAGTGGTGGAGTATTTGCCCATGGATTACAAAGAGTTAAACATCGACGTAGACAAGGCAAAACAGCGGATAGAAAAGCTAGCAGCTGAAGGAAGGCCGCCGAAACTTGTCATGTTCGGAGCCAGCGTGTTCCCATTCCCGCATCCAGTAAAAGAACTCGCGGACACTATCCATGCAGTGGGCGGAACAGTTGGCTATGACGCAGCGCATGTAGCAGGCCTAATAGCCGGGAAATGTTTCCAAGATCCCCTACGTGAAGGGGCCGACGTAGTAAGCTTCAGCACCCATAAAACCTTCTTTGGCCCACAACACGGTGGAGTCTTATCCTGGGAAAAATATGCCAACAGAATAAAGCGCGCTACATTCCCGGGAATGGTAAGCAACCATCACTTACATGCAGTGGCTGGCGTGACCATCGCAGCGGCTGAGATGCTTGAGTTCGGAAGAGAGTACGCCCGTCAAGTAGTTAGGAACGCGAAGGCCCTCGCTCAAGCACTCTATGAACGAGGTTTCAACGTTTTGGCTGAACATAAAGGATTCACGGAATCCCATGTAATTTTGATAGATATAACTAAGTATGGCGATGGAGGCACTATAGAAGGAACGTTGGAGAAGGCAAACATAATAGTAAACAGAAACCTTTTGCCATGGGATATAAAAGAAGGTAGGCACTTCCAGCATCCCGGGGGCATAAGACTTGGTGTTTCAGAGGTGACAAGACTTGGAATGCGTGAATATGAAATGATTGAAATAGCTGAATTCATAAAACGCGTGATAATAGACAAGGAATTGCCGGAAAAAGTTAGAGCAGATGTAGCGGAGTTTAGAAAATATTACCAAAAAGTGCATTACTGTTTTGAAAATACTACAGAAGCCTACCAATACATAAAAATCCGCTAGGTTTCAAATATTGAGCAACGAAATAACCGTTTGGACTATTGGTCACAGCGATCGCAATTTAAATGTGTTTCTTGAACTTTTAAAAGAACATGATATTCACGTTTTGGTGGACGTCCGTCGGTTTCCAACATCAAAAGTTGAGCATTTTAAAAGGGAGAACATGGAAAAGTGGCTCTCAGAACATGGTGTAGAGTATGTCTGGCTTGGCAAAGAGTTGGGAGGCTACCGCAAAGGCGGCTATAAGAAACATATGCAAACCAAACTTTTCAAAGAAGGGGTAAAGAAACTGGTGAAGATAGCCGCCCAGAAAAAGACATGTATAATGTGTATGGAGCCAAACCCAAAACACTGCCACAGAAGATTCATAGCCGCCTACTTGGAGAGGCAAGGAGTGAGAGTAATGCACATAGTCGCAAAAGGCCAGCGAAGTTTCACTAATAACCTAAAGGTTTAAACTACAAAATCAAAAAATACAAAATCCAGCTGGGAAAAGTATGCAAATACGTGAATTTCAAGATTTGATGCATCGGCTCTACTTTCATAAAGATTCTAAGAGGGGAGTTGAAAAAACGTTTGAATGGCTTGTGGATGAAGTCGCAGAGTTAGGTGAAGCTCTAAAAGCAGGTGATAAAAAGGCGTTAGAAAATGAGTTTGCGGATGTTATCGCATGGTTAGCTTCTTTAGCAAACATATCAGACGTCAATTTGGAGGAAGCGGCTGTCCGTAAATATAACGGAAAATGTCCAAAATGTGGAGAGCTACCATGCCAATGCCCATTTTGGGTTGAAAAGCTAACCTAAACGTTTTTGCCCAAACCCTGTAAGCGTCCAAGTTGCTGGTCGACTGTTCTTACGCTGAACTATGCCTTTTATCTCTAAAAGTTTCAAGTGGTGCAGCACAACGTTGTAGGGTAAGCCGGTTGTTTTTGAAATTTCCCTTGTACTCGCTGAAGTCTTTTCTAGAAAGTCCAATATCGCGGTTCTCGCTTTTAGGCCTGTTTTAACATTCCTAAATTCTCTCAGGTAAGCGTTTGGATGGTACCTCTCTTTAGGCATCGTTATCCAAATCAGTTTTTAACAATAAAGGATAGAAAAGTTTTCACTTAAGTGAAATCTGTTAAGCTTATTTGTCTTGGTTTTTTTCCTTCGAAAAGGGAGTTGATTTCATCCCTTATAAGGGTGATTCTTTGGGTGTAGTATTTTGGCAAACGGTATTTCCGGGCGATGTGTTCGGCAGCCTCTAGGTATTTCTCTATGCTTCCACGATAAACGGTGAGGGTTAGGTCACCTCCGCATTGTAGACACTTGCCCTTCAATGGTAGACGACGGAACCGTTTATTACACGACTTACATCTAAAGCCTTGAGTTGAAAAGGCCCTCAGGTTTCCGGCGATGTCACGGATAAAATGTTTAACTAAAACCTTTAACGCCACTTTCCGGACGTCCACAGCTCCAATCTTCTCTGCTAGGGAAAGTTGTCCATTTAACTTGTCAGTCATTGTTTTAAATCGTTTATAGGCGCTTTCCTCGACACCCAGGCCTATATTTGAAACTGGTACAGTAAAGTGGTAGCCTTCAAATTGCGCCTCCGTTCCAAGCCTATGTTCTATGAGATCTATTATAGGACTTACGTGTTTAGCTTCTACTCTCTGTAAGGTTTTCTCATAAAACTCCAAGGGGTACATACTTGCAACATCAAAGTCATGCGCTTGCCTCTGCACCTCCTTTGGATTAACAATAGGCATAAGCAGTAAAGGAGCGTCCATTATTCCACCGATTTGCGCAGGCAAATATTTTCTGGAAAAGTTAAGTAAAGCATCGAGCGCAAGCATTAAAGCGTCCTCGTCGCCGTCACAGTCCCTACGTTTTGCGGAGTGCCAGAGAGGATGGGCATAACACACATTCAAGTTGGTGAAGCCTATAATTCGCCCCAAGATGCCAACTGAAGTGTGAGGCGCTAAACCAATAACCAGATGCCCGACAAGATCTTCAATGCGTCTCACGTTATAGTACGGTTGAAGCCTATAAACTTTCATGAGAAGCTCGTCCAAAAAGCTGGCAACACGTACAAAATATTCCGCACATTTAACTGGAATAACCACATCTTGCACTTTAAGCTCACAAATTTGTTCAGGATTTATCAAAGGGGAGCCATAAATATCATAATGATAGCCGAGCTGCATAAGTTTCTCAATTGAAACACCAATTTCAGCAGGTTTAAAATGCGTGAGGGGAGCGTTCGTTGCGTCGAACCGGATGGTCCCATCTTTATAGACAGATAAGTCGTATTTCGCTCTCAAAATGCCCTTCTCGAGAACCTCAGGCATCTTTGTCTCGTTAGTTAAACCTTTAACACCTTTCAGAATTCTTGGCATCGAAACTTGCAGGATATTACATGCTTCCTCAAGGAGTGTCTTAACGTTAACTGCGCATTTTCTATACCGAACCGCAGGAATTTTGCAAACTGGACACTCCCTTTCGTCATTTAGAATTTTGCCGCAACGGGGGCAAGCCGTTTCTGCAACGGTTTCAGAGCCACAGATTGGACATTTTATCTTAAAGGAATACACATTACATTTGGGACATTTTAGCCTAACAATTTCTACGAAAACATTCCCTTTTTCACAAGCCTCAATTATATCCCTTTGAGGGCCTCCTGCTAAACCCACTGGAAACAGTACATGCACAAGAGGCTTCATCTCCCTTCTTTTTGCCTTCTCTGGTCTACCCATTCTTGCTCCTACAAAGGTGGGGGCCTTATCTCTTACAGCAACCCCGGAAAGTTTCTCGATAACCTCCAAAACAGTTTCGCTGCCAGAGACGCTAATATCAGAGCATTTGTGACCTAAACAAAAAGCAAGGACTCGTGCTTCGTCGTCTTCGAGCACTATTTTGCCATACATAACCTTGTGAGGTAAGCATATTGTCTCAAGGGCCTCTTTTACCTTTTCTTCCGTTTCGCCAACAATTCTGCAAGCAAAGTCACCATTATACTCCACATCACACTTTGATAACCAGTTTTTTAAGTGGACTAGTTTTTCAACAGACCCGAGACTTGACCAGAATGGTGTAAAAGCTGGATGAAGTGGCACCTTCAGTTTTAGAGCAAGATTTACTGCTTCTTCAAAGGAAGGCTTACATGTAAAGGGATCTTTAATGAGGCACTTAACCTTGCTGGGGGAAATCCCAACAAAAGCGGCGGCTTCTTCTAAATTTCCGTTAAAATTGGTTGCAATAGCTTTTTGTAAGTCTGCAGCCCACCATTCTTCTACATATCCAGCTGGAACCAAACTTTTTCCTTGATATAAGAAATCGCCAAAACTGACCAAGATATCGCCCAGAAACAAGATTTTCTCAATTTGATCTTTTACGTCGGCAAAATTTTCTAAGGAAACCTTAACGACAGAACCATCCCTCAATTTAGCAATCGGAGGCTCTAAAAAGTCAACAGGAACAGCGATGCCTCCCTTGCCTGGAAGTTCAAGGCGAAGTTGTGTACCAACAGCTATAAACCCCTGTAATACAAGCATTGTTGCCGGATGGATGCCGACAGCCGTTAAGCCCGTGTTCCTTGAACGCCCATAGCGTAAACGAAAGCCTCCATGCCTAGATGGAAAAGAGAAAATGGGCCGTCCGGCAACTACATCGTCCATAAAGCCAGCAGATTTCTTTTCGGACATTTTGCGGATATCTTTAAGCCAATCCCATCCCTGAATCCCAAGTTTCTCGACAATCGCTAAAACTTTTGATGCCCTCCCTACAATTCCATCATTAACAACACGTAAAGCGCCACCACGCACCTTATTAGTTTCGATCCTAGGGAGGTTACGATATGATGAAACCTCAACAGGATCTGTTTCTGTTCCAGTAACTTCCACGGGAATCCACTTGAGAGCCCTCCGCAATTCCTCGTCAGAAACATGATATTGAAAGCGACTCACCGCGCGTTCGTAAAGCCTAATTTCCTCAATAAAACGGGCAATCTCCTCATCAGTAGGTTTGTAACGGTCTAACCCTAAAAGTCTGCGGATAAAATCGCCAATAACAAGAGTTAACGCCTGATCTGTACCCCCAGCAGAGCGTATCGGCCCAGCAAAGTAAATGGCTAAGTATCTTGAATTATCATGATTCGTTTTAATTTTAACATGAGCCACGCCTTGAACTGGGGCGGCGGTGACACCTTCGGTTAGAATTGCCAAGGCTGTGCGCACAGCTTGTTCGGCTGCTGCCTCAGGCTCCATGTGCCCAAATCTCCCATAGACAATTTCCTCGGCAATCTTGAAGGCCAATTCTTCCCTTGGAAGCTTTTGGCTTAATTCTCTGATTCTTCCCGCAACACCCTTAGGACCCACTAATCCTTCAACAAGATCCGCCATATCTCTTGCAATTTCACATTCAGGACTAATGGAGGGGTCGTAACCTTTTTTTCGGGCCATTCGGCTTATAGCGTATAACACTTCAAGTTGTTTCTCTAAGCTTTCTACATATTTTGCATACGCATCGCTCATAGATTTGTTCAATCAATCCCTCCTTACAAAGCTACACTAGGGATTTTATTTTAGTTTTTGCTGACATAAAAAAGAAGAACGTCGTCATAGCTTTTCTTTGAAGCATAAATGTTTTCTAAAACTTAAACTTACACTTAAATTAAGCCTGCATCTTACTCTGTTTTATACCCTCAATAATTCTGGAAACTCGATCTTCAACTTGCCCATATTCCACAACATTGCCGGTAACGATTATATCCGCACCAGCGGATACCGCGTCAAAAGCTTGATCCCCAGACTTTATTCCTCCACCAACAATCAAAGGAACCGTTATACAGCCCTTAACGAGTCTAATCATTTCACGAGGCACCGGCTGTTTAGCGCCCGATCCAGCCTCAAGATATATGAAGCGCATGCCCAAATACTGCCCAGCTAACGCGTGTGCTGCAGCTAGCTCTGGCTTGTCATAGGGGATTGGCACAGCCTTCCCGATTATCCCAGCGGTGCCACCCTCACCGACAATGATGTAGCCCATTGGGATGGGCTCTAGATTGTACTTTTTAACCAATGGAGCCCCTAAAACTTGTGCCCCTATTATAAAG encodes the following:
- a CDS encoding DUF488 domain-containing protein gives rise to the protein MSNEITVWTIGHSDRNLNVFLELLKEHDIHVLVDVRRFPTSKVEHFKRENMEKWLSEHGVEYVWLGKELGGYRKGGYKKHMQTKLFKEGVKKLVKIAAQKKTCIMCMEPNPKHCHRRFIAAYLERQGVRVMHIVAKGQRSFTNNLKV
- a CDS encoding DNA polymerase II large subunit, whose protein sequence is MSDAYAKYVESLEKQLEVLYAISRMARKKGYDPSISPECEIARDMADLVEGLVGPKGVAGRIRELSQKLPREELAFKIAEEIVYGRFGHMEPEAAAEQAVRTALAILTEGVTAAPVQGVAHVKIKTNHDNSRYLAIYFAGPIRSAGGTDQALTLVIGDFIRRLLGLDRYKPTDEEIARFIEEIRLYERAVSRFQYHVSDEELRRALKWIPVEVTGTETDPVEVSSYRNLPRIETNKVRGGALRVVNDGIVGRASKVLAIVEKLGIQGWDWLKDIRKMSEKKSAGFMDDVVAGRPIFSFPSRHGGFRLRYGRSRNTGLTAVGIHPATMLVLQGFIAVGTQLRLELPGKGGIAVPVDFLEPPIAKLRDGSVVKVSLENFADVKDQIEKILFLGDILVSFGDFLYQGKSLVPAGYVEEWWAADLQKAIATNFNGNLEEAAAFVGISPSKVKCLIKDPFTCKPSFEEAVNLALKLKVPLHPAFTPFWSSLGSVEKLVHLKNWLSKCDVEYNGDFACRIVGETEEKVKEALETICLPHKVMYGKIVLEDDEARVLAFCLGHKCSDISVSGSETVLEVIEKLSGVAVRDKAPTFVGARMGRPEKAKRREMKPLVHVLFPVGLAGGPQRDIIEACEKGNVFVEIVRLKCPKCNVYSFKIKCPICGSETVAETACPRCGKILNDERECPVCKIPAVRYRKCAVNVKTLLEEACNILQVSMPRILKGVKGLTNETKMPEVLEKGILRAKYDLSVYKDGTIRFDATNAPLTHFKPAEIGVSIEKLMQLGYHYDIYGSPLINPEQICELKVQDVVIPVKCAEYFVRVASFLDELLMKVYRLQPYYNVRRIEDLVGHLVIGLAPHTSVGILGRIIGFTNLNVCYAHPLWHSAKRRDCDGDEDALMLALDALLNFSRKYLPAQIGGIMDAPLLLMPIVNPKEVQRQAHDFDVASMYPLEFYEKTLQRVEAKHVSPIIDLIEHRLGTEAQFEGYHFTVPVSNIGLGVEESAYKRFKTMTDKLNGQLSLAEKIGAVDVRKVALKVLVKHFIRDIAGNLRAFSTQGFRCKSCNKRFRRLPLKGKCLQCGGDLTLTVYRGSIEKYLEAAEHIARKYRLPKYYTQRITLIRDEINSLFEGKKPRQISLTDFT
- a CDS encoding nucleotide pyrophosphohydrolase, yielding MQIREFQDLMHRLYFHKDSKRGVEKTFEWLVDEVAELGEALKAGDKKALENEFADVIAWLASLANISDVNLEEAAVRKYNGKCPKCGELPCQCPFWVEKLT
- a CDS encoding DUF2070 family protein, giving the protein MTVDESFNQYLDRAVKHYSSLFKLPSYGRIIALSVFVCLIGGLFSITSLFPFIQNVIHGVLFGLLLFIVTIFLNHFLKHFVLKKDPVYDLRRIATLSLFCWILWIFFILIGFIFSIIFGFGNVWAVRFCLLGFSAVLILRFIVLYVTSSSGLKHFIVAATFPPLASLVPFLFLWSRAIELWRVFFFIVYAFGVVLISSFIFLFLLNNVGKQTVGFPSLSIFRGFLLNWIADLNEPFESFLESLGKMSSVDVSILRFNSKSSSIFVVVPSVHPGPFKNIGSSLLPSMVKMTLEEKFGGVACTPLGLLGHELDLASQKQSQKIINHVVESADFIVSDEGATQFVKVRNELATVCCQIFGGIALMSFSLAPNTTEDLSSELGSIIRQEALKRGLNACIFVNAHNSINGTPNQKEALKALKEAAIACLNAAASSSKAAFKIGAATVKPKDFHLVDGMGPGGITVLVVEVLGRKAAYVVLDGNNMVSGLREKILSALQSLGFEDGEVFTTDTHSVNAVTLNARGYHPIGEVMDHEKLINYVNEAARLALEKLEKAKVGFRSVTVDSVKVIGREALEKLCVLPDMVLRRAKRVVVPIFAVTFTLLMLFLLLI
- a CDS encoding serine hydroxymethyltransferase; its protein translation is MCTGVNVLSPREEYDHVLWLLQKHHEWFRECIPLIASENIPSPAVREALTTDFGNRYAEGWPGERVYAGCRFIDQVEFKCIELMKKLFDAEFVDVRPISGVVANLVVYTAFTEPGDTMMALSIPCGGHITTGKKELGGTAGAVRGLVVEYLPMDYKELNIDVDKAKQRIEKLAAEGRPPKLVMFGASVFPFPHPVKELADTIHAVGGTVGYDAAHVAGLIAGKCFQDPLREGADVVSFSTHKTFFGPQHGGVLSWEKYANRIKRATFPGMVSNHHLHAVAGVTIAAAEMLEFGREYARQVVRNAKALAQALYERGFNVLAEHKGFTESHVILIDITKYGDGGTIEGTLEKANIIVNRNLLPWDIKEGRHFQHPGGIRLGVSEVTRLGMREYEMIEIAEFIKRVIIDKELPEKVRADVAEFRKYYQKVHYCFENTTEAYQYIKIR
- a CDS encoding winged helix-turn-helix transcriptional regulator, with translation MPKERYHPNAYLREFRNVKTGLKARTAILDFLEKTSASTREISKTTGLPYNVVLHHLKLLEIKGIVQRKNSRPATWTLTGFGQKRLG
- a CDS encoding preprotein translocase subunit Sec61beta produces the protein MSRKRKSESAPMPAASAGLLRFFEEETEGVKVKPEILVAAAIALIVVCILARVFF
- a CDS encoding geranylgeranylglyceryl/heptaprenylglyceryl phosphate synthase, which produces MVGSVEKYLLGKIQSEGAIHITLIDPEKVTPSQASVIAEKAKASGTSAIMVGGSTFISTKHLDSVVKTIKRAVGLPVILFPNNVTSISRYADAIWFMSLLNSTDPYFIIGAQVLGAPLVKKYNLEPIPMGYIIVGEGGTAGIIGKAVPIPYDKPELAAAHALAGQYLGMRFIYLEAGSGAKQPVPREMIRLVKGCITVPLIVGGGIKSGDQAFDAVSAGADIIVTGNVVEYGQVEDRVSRIIEGIKQSKMQA
- a CDS encoding pyruvate ferredoxin oxidoreductase subunit gamma, with amino-acid sequence MLKEIRIHGRGGQGAVTAAQLLAYAAHIEGKYVQAFPFFGAERRGAPLRAFARVSNRPILTHSQVYNPDYVLVLDPQLCMIVDVTEGLKEDGIIVLNTSKHPAELKLGNWRAATVDATGIALELGLLMAGQPVVNTSMVAAFAGASGVVRLDSVLKAIKENWRGSVREKNAHAAELAYERLVKWW